One genomic region from Candidatus Brocadiia bacterium encodes:
- a CDS encoding fibronectin type III domain-containing protein yields MMKHDRIYIKLSVMLLIGIAMLSYGGFCQDEAAKVITGSSSVAPETPSGLTAVVSSQTRIILSWTDNSANEDGFNIQRKVGASGTYQAWASLPANTTAYSDTAISEANIYYYRVSAFNQSGESGYSNEANTGTIWTINTIDTTGNVGGFTSIGVDGNGKTHISYYDYTNSDLKYATNASGSWYTKPIDTIGEVGEFSSIVIDHNNIVHISYYDRTNTNLKYANNAGGNWQNYTIDSDGDNGFYSAIAVDLADKVHISYYNSTSSDLKYATNASGSWQTYTVDSAGQ; encoded by the coding sequence ATGATGAAACACGATCGTATCTACATAAAACTGAGCGTGATGCTATTAATCGGCATAGCCATGCTTAGTTACGGCGGCTTCTGCCAGGATGAGGCTGCAAAGGTAATAACCGGCAGCAGCAGCGTGGCGCCGGAAACGCCATCAGGCCTTACGGCTGTGGTGTCATCGCAGACGCGTATAATCTTGTCCTGGACGGACAACTCCGCTAATGAGGATGGATTCAATATCCAGCGTAAGGTCGGAGCATCCGGGACCTATCAGGCATGGGCAAGTTTACCCGCTAATACGACGGCCTATTCGGATACGGCCATTTCAGAGGCCAATATCTACTATTATCGAGTATCAGCTTTTAACCAGTCGGGAGAAAGCGGATACTCCAATGAAGCCAATACCGGCACGATATGGACGATTAATACCATTGACACTACGGGCAATGTGGGTGGATTCACCTCAATCGGTGTGGACGGTAACGGCAAGACGCATATCAGCTATTACGATTATACCAATAGCGACTTGAAATACGCCACTAACGCCTCCGGCAGCTGGTATACTAAACCTATTGATACCATAGGTGAAGTTGGCGAATTCTCTTCCATAGTCATTGATCATAATAATATTGTTCACATTTCATATTATGATAGGACCAACACCAATCTTAAGTATGCTAATAATGCAGGCGGGAATTGGCAGAATTACACCATAGACAGCGATGGAGACAACGGATTTTACTCGGCCATAGCGGTGGATTTGGCGGACAAGGTGCATATTTCGTATTACAACAGCACCTCCAGCGACCTTAAATACGCCACCAACGCTTCGGGCAGTTGGCAGACCTATACGGTGGATTCAGCCGGGCAG